A window from Embleya scabrispora encodes these proteins:
- a CDS encoding glycerophosphodiester phosphodiesterase family protein, with protein sequence MSGWKTVTAAILAGAAVVAAPGVAAAADRHGNAHRTFDLQAHRGGLGLTVESTLASFAKGLDLGVTTLELDVQITEDGRAVVTHDRKVDGRKCADTGPVRAGDPEFPYVGKYVNTLTLAQVRTLDCGSRQFPGFPGQTTSPGARMPLLGEVFDLVDRRHAHGVKLNVETKVEAGAPNETAPREQFVRTVAREVRRAGLLRQVTIQSFDWGSLMRMRQIEPRLPLVALTNYDFLQVGKPGASPWLGGLDIDDFGGDPLRAIESFGATSFSPVHGFPQDGRVGDPNYRPYVTRAMVDQAHRLGIKVVPWTIDDPATMAKLMDDGVDGLITDYPDRLRELLAARGLPLPKRYPARG encoded by the coding sequence ATGTCCGGATGGAAGACCGTCACGGCCGCGATCCTGGCCGGGGCGGCGGTCGTTGCCGCGCCGGGAGTGGCCGCCGCGGCGGACCGCCACGGAAACGCGCACAGGACCTTCGACCTGCAGGCGCACCGCGGCGGGCTGGGCCTGACCGTGGAGAGCACCCTCGCGTCCTTCGCCAAGGGCCTGGACCTGGGGGTCACCACCCTCGAACTGGACGTCCAGATCACCGAGGACGGCCGGGCCGTGGTCACCCACGACCGCAAGGTGGACGGCCGCAAGTGTGCCGACACCGGGCCGGTGCGGGCCGGTGACCCGGAGTTCCCCTACGTCGGGAAGTACGTCAACACGCTCACCCTCGCCCAGGTCCGCACCCTCGACTGCGGGTCGCGGCAGTTCCCGGGCTTCCCCGGCCAGACCACCTCGCCCGGCGCCCGAATGCCGCTGCTCGGCGAGGTGTTCGACCTGGTCGACCGGCGGCACGCGCACGGTGTGAAGCTCAACGTGGAGACCAAGGTCGAGGCGGGCGCGCCGAACGAGACGGCGCCGCGCGAGCAGTTCGTCCGGACCGTGGCCCGCGAGGTGCGCCGGGCGGGGCTGTTGCGCCAGGTCACCATTCAAAGCTTCGACTGGGGCTCGCTGATGAGGATGCGTCAGATCGAACCCCGGTTGCCGCTGGTCGCGTTGACCAACTACGACTTCCTCCAGGTCGGCAAGCCCGGCGCCTCGCCCTGGCTGGGCGGCCTGGACATCGACGACTTCGGCGGCGACCCGCTGCGGGCGATCGAGTCGTTCGGCGCGACCTCGTTCTCTCCGGTGCACGGCTTCCCGCAGGACGGCAGGGTCGGCGACCCGAACTACCGCCCCTATGTGACCCGGGCGATGGTCGACCAGGCGCACCGGCTGGGCATCAAGGTGGTGCCGTGGACGATCGACGACCCGGCCACCATGGCGAAGCTGATGGACGACGGCGTGGACGGCCTGATCACCGATTACCCGGACCGGTTGCGGGAGTTGCTGGCGGCGCGGGGCCTGCCGCTGCCGAAGCGCTACCCCGCGCGGGGCTGA
- a CDS encoding transglycosylase family protein, giving the protein MAGAIVAAPLITGFATSATAAPVSVWDKVAMGESSGNWHINTGNGFYGGLQFTQSTWNEFGGQQYAPRADLATKDQQIAIAEKVLAVQGPGAWPNTSGPAGLTRGGAAPAVSPNAKSGSTKSTVKVAPKVAEKPAESAPAPKAPKIEVVPAAETKATTTTYSVVKGDTLSKIAAAKDVAGGWHKLYADNKSVIGGNPNLILVGQKLSLSGKAAATTKTEAAPKAEAKVETKTETKPTASVKVAPKPVTKEKAPVVAKDSSAKAGSTAVNSSGYVAPVNGSLGTAFGTGGSMWSSGSHTGQDFVVGTGTSVKAITSGTVVSAGNGGAYGNEVVIKHADGKYSQYAHLSSIGVRAGQTVSTGQQIGLSGATGNVTGPHLHFEIRTTPNYGSGINPVTYLRAHGVNL; this is encoded by the coding sequence ATGGCCGGCGCCATCGTCGCCGCCCCGCTGATCACCGGCTTCGCCACCTCCGCCACCGCCGCCCCGGTCTCCGTCTGGGACAAGGTCGCCATGGGCGAGAGCTCCGGCAACTGGCACATCAACACCGGCAACGGTTTCTACGGCGGCCTGCAGTTCACCCAGAGCACCTGGAACGAGTTCGGCGGTCAGCAGTACGCCCCGCGTGCGGACCTGGCCACCAAGGACCAGCAGATCGCCATCGCGGAGAAGGTCCTCGCCGTACAGGGCCCCGGCGCGTGGCCGAACACCTCGGGCCCCGCGGGCCTGACCCGTGGCGGCGCCGCTCCGGCCGTCTCCCCCAACGCCAAGTCGGGCTCGACCAAGAGCACCGTCAAGGTCGCCCCGAAGGTCGCCGAGAAGCCGGCCGAGTCCGCGCCGGCCCCGAAGGCCCCGAAGATCGAGGTCGTCCCGGCCGCCGAGACCAAGGCCACGACCACCACCTACTCCGTGGTCAAGGGCGACACCCTGTCCAAGATCGCCGCGGCCAAGGACGTCGCCGGCGGCTGGCACAAGCTGTACGCCGACAACAAGTCCGTCATCGGCGGCAACCCGAACCTGATCCTGGTCGGCCAGAAGCTCTCGCTCTCGGGCAAGGCCGCGGCCACCACGAAGACCGAGGCCGCGCCGAAGGCCGAGGCCAAGGTCGAGACCAAGACCGAGACCAAGCCCACCGCGTCGGTCAAGGTCGCGCCGAAGCCCGTGACCAAGGAGAAGGCCCCCGTCGTGGCCAAGGACTCCTCGGCCAAGGCCGGCAGCACCGCGGTCAACTCCTCGGGCTACGTCGCTCCGGTGAACGGCTCGCTGGGTACCGCGTTCGGCACCGGTGGCTCCATGTGGTCCAGCGGCAGCCACACCGGCCAAGACTTCGTGGTCGGCACCGGCACCTCGGTCAAGGCCATCACCTCGGGCACCGTGGTCAGCGCCGGCAACGGTGGTGCCTACGGCAACGAGGTCGTCATCAAGCACGCGGACGGCAAGTACTCGCAGTACGCCCACCTGTCCAGCATCGGCGTCCGCGCCGGCCAGACGGTGAGCACCGGCCAGCAGATCGGCCTCTCGGGCGCGACCGGCAACGTGACCGGCCCGCACCTGCACTTCGAGATCCGCACCACCCCGAACTACGGCAGCGGCATCAACCCCGTCACCTACCTGCGCGCGCACGGCGTCAACCTCTGA
- a CDS encoding (Fe-S)-binding protein yields the protein MTGVFDPEELSRCISCGFCLPACPTYAATGDEASSPRGRINLMRALETGRLDADDPTLLEQSSACLGCRACEPVCPAGVPYGSLLEQWREHQWRGKHRPPLARLLTMVVSLPPVVRAMGWGRFVLPSGRGPDKATRPAPTGTPKPPTQPGPPEPPAGTGASLMLGCFERAMFPGVSRAARTLLPGLKVPDDQGCCGALHAHNGELTKGRALARRLGERLPGRIVTTSGGCAAHLADVIGRDRVAELSEVVDVSALPERRVAGRRVRVTLQDSCHLRNGLGVWREPREALSAVADFVETPGASDCCGAAGTYSLLRPIESRRILDRKLDAIEASGADVVVAVNPGCLRQLRTGLRRRKSRVRAVHLAEFLTTPHGGARTP from the coding sequence ATGACCGGTGTGTTCGACCCCGAGGAACTCTCCCGCTGCATCTCCTGCGGCTTCTGCCTGCCGGCGTGTCCGACCTACGCCGCCACCGGCGACGAGGCGTCCTCGCCGCGCGGCCGGATCAACCTGATGCGCGCGCTGGAGACCGGCCGCCTGGACGCCGACGACCCGACCCTGCTGGAACAGTCCTCGGCGTGCCTGGGCTGCCGCGCCTGCGAACCGGTCTGCCCGGCGGGCGTCCCGTACGGCTCCCTGTTGGAACAGTGGCGCGAACACCAGTGGCGCGGCAAACACCGGCCACCACTGGCCCGGCTGTTGACGATGGTGGTCAGCCTGCCGCCGGTGGTCCGCGCGATGGGCTGGGGCCGCTTCGTCCTGCCGTCCGGGCGCGGCCCCGACAAGGCGACCCGACCGGCCCCGACCGGGACACCGAAGCCGCCGACACAGCCCGGACCACCCGAGCCGCCCGCCGGCACCGGTGCCTCCCTCATGCTCGGCTGCTTCGAACGCGCCATGTTCCCCGGGGTCTCCCGCGCGGCCCGCACCCTGCTGCCCGGCCTGAAGGTGCCCGACGACCAGGGCTGCTGCGGAGCGCTGCACGCGCACAACGGCGAGTTGACCAAGGGCCGCGCCCTCGCCCGCCGCCTCGGCGAACGGCTCCCCGGCCGGATCGTCACCACCTCCGGCGGATGCGCCGCGCACCTGGCCGACGTCATCGGCCGCGACCGGGTCGCCGAACTGTCCGAGGTGGTCGACGTCTCGGCCCTCCCCGAACGCCGGGTGGCCGGCCGCCGGGTCAGGGTCACCCTCCAGGACTCCTGCCACCTGCGCAACGGCCTCGGCGTATGGCGCGAACCGCGCGAGGCCCTGTCCGCGGTGGCCGACTTCGTGGAAACCCCGGGCGCGAGCGACTGCTGCGGCGCGGCCGGCACCTACTCCCTCCTGCGCCCGATCGAATCCCGCCGCATCCTCGACCGCAAGCTGGACGCGATCGAGGCCAGTGGCGCCGACGTCGTGGTGGCGGTCAACCCGGGCTGCCTGCGCCAACTCCGCACCGGCCTGCGGCGGCGCAAGTCGCGCGTCCGCGCGGTACACCTCGCCGAATTCCTCACCACACCCCACGGCGGCGCCCGCACGCCCTGA
- a CDS encoding FAD-binding oxidoreductase — MPLSTDLIDRLSAIVGAEHVRHTTGDLVPYARDATPLFDRLPDAVVFPADTAEVAAVLRLATEHRVPVVPRGAGSNLCAATVALNGGIVLVTTRMNRIREISPDELLAVVEPGVTTAALADAATAHGLLFPPDPGSRTVSTVGGNVATCAGGLRGLKYGVTRNYVLGLEAVLPTGEVIRTGGRLWKDVAGYDLTRLLTGSEGTLAVITEITMALLPAPADTGTGIAYFPDLAHAGRAVADILSAGIVPATLEFLDRSCVNAVEDFAALGLRRDAGALLLFGDDGTSDAVRRDLTRMAELCDAAGATEWTLAEDVAGAEALLTARRCSLPALSRLGSLTILEDATVPRPRIAEMVDRIDAIADRHTVTIATFGHAGDGNLHPTCVVADPNDTESIERAHAAFDDIFRTAIELGGTITGEHGVGAAKLPHLRAQLGDDQLQLLSRIKTAFDPARILNPGKLGS, encoded by the coding sequence ATGCCCCTGTCCACGGACCTGATCGACCGCCTGAGCGCGATCGTCGGCGCCGAACACGTCCGCCACACCACCGGCGACCTGGTGCCGTACGCCCGCGACGCCACCCCCCTGTTCGACCGGCTCCCGGACGCCGTGGTCTTCCCGGCCGACACCGCCGAGGTCGCCGCCGTACTGCGCCTGGCGACCGAGCACCGCGTCCCGGTCGTCCCCCGGGGCGCCGGCTCCAACCTGTGCGCGGCCACCGTGGCCCTGAACGGCGGCATCGTCCTGGTCACCACGCGGATGAACCGCATCCGCGAGATCAGCCCCGACGAACTGCTCGCCGTGGTCGAACCCGGCGTGACCACCGCCGCCCTGGCCGACGCCGCGACCGCACACGGACTGCTCTTCCCGCCCGACCCCGGCAGCCGCACGGTCTCCACCGTCGGCGGCAACGTGGCCACGTGCGCGGGCGGACTGCGCGGCCTCAAATACGGCGTGACCCGCAATTACGTGCTCGGCCTGGAAGCGGTACTGCCCACCGGCGAGGTGATCCGCACCGGCGGCCGGCTCTGGAAGGACGTGGCCGGCTACGACCTGACCCGCCTGCTCACCGGCTCCGAGGGCACCCTCGCCGTGATCACCGAGATCACCATGGCCCTGCTGCCCGCCCCCGCCGACACGGGCACCGGGATCGCCTACTTCCCCGACCTGGCCCACGCCGGCCGCGCGGTCGCCGACATCCTCTCCGCCGGCATCGTCCCGGCCACCCTGGAATTCCTGGACCGGAGCTGCGTCAACGCGGTCGAGGACTTCGCCGCCCTCGGCCTGCGCCGGGACGCCGGCGCGCTGCTCCTGTTCGGCGACGACGGTACGTCCGACGCGGTCCGCCGCGACCTGACCCGCATGGCCGAGCTGTGCGACGCGGCCGGCGCCACGGAATGGACCCTGGCCGAGGACGTGGCCGGCGCCGAGGCACTGCTGACCGCTCGCCGGTGTTCGCTGCCCGCGCTGTCCCGCCTCGGCTCGCTGACCATCCTGGAGGACGCCACCGTGCCGCGTCCCAGGATCGCCGAGATGGTCGACCGGATCGACGCCATCGCGGACAGGCACACCGTCACCATCGCCACCTTCGGCCACGCCGGCGACGGCAACCTCCACCCCACCTGCGTGGTGGCCGACCCGAACGACACCGAATCGATCGAACGCGCGCACGCCGCCTTCGACGACATCTTCCGCACCGCGATCGAACTCGGCGGCACGATCACCGGCGAACACGGCGTCGGCGCAGCCAAGTTGCCGCACCTGCGCGCTCAACTCGGTGACGACCAGCTGCAATTGCTGAGCCGGATCAAGACCGCCTTCGATCCCGCCCGCATCCTCAATCCCGGAAAGCTCGGCTCATGA
- a CDS encoding SDR family NAD(P)-dependent oxidoreductase, producing the protein MRGLIGKRVLVSGGSSGIGLAAARRFLEEGCRVLVGGLDPAEVDEAVAELRPLGEVTGFAVDVGHEPDATALVEAAVRELGGIDVLANNAGIAWREPFLEITPEHFDRMLAVNLRGMFLVGQAVGRHMVERGGGGVIVNMSSTNGIAGEEDYAHYNASKGGVLLLGKTMAVELGRYGIRVNTLCPGYIRTPLNASIAGAMTDPDFESTYITTRIPLSRAGRPEDVAAAYAFLASEDAAFIHGTELVIDGGQLAVM; encoded by the coding sequence ATGCGCGGGCTCATCGGCAAGCGGGTACTCGTCAGCGGCGGCAGCAGCGGTATCGGCCTCGCGGCCGCCCGGCGCTTCCTCGAGGAGGGGTGTCGCGTCCTGGTGGGCGGCCTGGATCCGGCCGAGGTGGACGAGGCCGTCGCGGAACTGCGCCCGCTCGGCGAGGTCACCGGCTTCGCCGTCGACGTCGGCCACGAACCGGACGCGACCGCCCTCGTCGAGGCCGCCGTCCGCGAACTCGGCGGCATCGACGTACTCGCGAACAACGCCGGCATCGCCTGGCGCGAACCCTTCCTGGAGATCACCCCCGAGCATTTCGACCGCATGCTCGCGGTCAACCTGCGCGGCATGTTCCTGGTCGGCCAGGCGGTCGGCCGGCACATGGTCGAACGCGGCGGCGGCGGGGTGATCGTCAACATGTCGTCCACGAACGGGATCGCGGGCGAGGAGGACTACGCGCACTACAACGCCTCCAAGGGAGGTGTCCTCCTGCTCGGCAAAACGATGGCGGTGGAACTGGGCCGGTACGGGATCCGGGTGAACACCCTGTGCCCCGGATACATCCGTACACCACTCAACGCCTCGATCGCAGGCGCAATGACAGACCCCGACTTCGAATCCACCTACATCACCACCCGAATCCCCCTGTCCCGCGCCGGCCGCCCCGAAGACGTAGCCGCCGCCTACGCCTTCCTGGCCTCGGAAGACGCAGCCTTCATCCACGGCACCGAACTGGTCATAGACGGCGGCCAACTGGCAGTCATGTAG
- a CDS encoding IclR family transcriptional regulator — translation MTGNSDSPVISVDRALRILMRMGEMPRGIALEELASDLDIPKSTLHRLLGALKHRGFAAQPEVNGPYFIGSQLLATAFRFHDDIDLRSMVHPLLADLRRVTDETVHVAILDAGEVVYLDKVEASGAIKLSSVIGGRNPAHSTGVGKALLAWTYPTDEALRAWATPRLPLRPATRHTLTSVPKLAAELDEVRRRGWATDLEENELGLRCVAVPLFLGRSAPAAAISVTGLKSRMTSARMTELAEALRSRVAEWAGSAT, via the coding sequence TTGACCGGCAACAGCGATTCGCCCGTGATCAGCGTGGATCGAGCACTGCGGATCCTGATGCGTATGGGCGAAATGCCCCGAGGCATCGCCCTGGAGGAACTTGCGAGCGACCTGGACATCCCGAAGAGCACCCTCCATCGGCTGCTCGGGGCGCTCAAGCACCGCGGATTCGCCGCCCAGCCCGAGGTGAACGGCCCCTACTTCATCGGGAGCCAGCTGCTTGCCACCGCGTTCCGCTTCCACGACGACATCGACCTGCGCTCGATGGTGCATCCGCTGCTCGCCGACCTGCGCCGGGTGACCGACGAAACGGTGCACGTGGCGATCCTGGACGCGGGTGAGGTGGTCTATCTGGACAAGGTCGAGGCGTCCGGCGCGATCAAGCTCTCGTCGGTGATCGGCGGGCGAAATCCGGCGCACAGCACGGGGGTCGGCAAAGCGCTGCTGGCCTGGACGTATCCCACCGACGAGGCGTTGCGGGCCTGGGCGACGCCCCGGTTGCCGCTGCGGCCGGCGACTCGACACACGCTCACCTCGGTGCCGAAGCTGGCCGCCGAGCTGGACGAGGTGCGCCGTCGTGGCTGGGCCACGGACCTGGAGGAGAACGAGTTGGGGCTGCGGTGTGTGGCGGTGCCGCTGTTCCTGGGGCGGTCGGCGCCGGCGGCGGCGATCAGCGTGACCGGGCTGAAGTCGCGGATGACGTCGGCGCGGATGACGGAGCTGGCCGAGGCGCTTCGCTCGCGCGTGGCCGAGTGGGCGGGCTCGGCGACCTAG
- a CDS encoding fumarylacetoacetate hydrolase family protein, protein MRLATVDCEGRAVAVVERDGGLYRLDGPGDGTLGALVAAGPEAVRAVADAAVEPVRATRHLAPLRPGKIVAIGLNYLDHIREAGVEPPSNPLVFAKFPSSVIGSGDAVVVDTELTKDVDWEVELGVVLGRPLRNADKDEAMAAIAGYTVANDVSARDLQFGDGQWVRGKSLDTFCPLGPVLVTPDEVADPQALALRTRVNGQLVQDSSTAEMLFGIAELLSYCSRAFTLEPGDLVLTGTPWGCGAFMDPPRRLAPGDVLETEIEGIGVLVNPVVGAEARPGRP, encoded by the coding sequence ATGAGGTTGGCGACAGTCGACTGTGAGGGTCGGGCGGTGGCCGTGGTCGAGCGGGACGGCGGGTTGTACCGGCTCGACGGGCCCGGCGACGGGACGCTTGGGGCGCTGGTCGCGGCTGGGCCCGAAGCGGTGCGGGCGGTGGCCGATGCCGCCGTCGAGCCCGTTCGGGCGACCCGGCACCTGGCGCCGTTGCGGCCGGGGAAGATCGTTGCGATCGGACTGAACTACCTGGACCACATCCGCGAGGCCGGGGTGGAGCCGCCGAGCAACCCGCTGGTGTTCGCCAAGTTCCCGTCCAGCGTGATCGGCAGCGGCGATGCCGTCGTCGTCGACACCGAACTGACCAAGGACGTGGACTGGGAGGTCGAACTCGGCGTGGTGCTCGGCCGTCCGCTGCGCAACGCGGACAAGGACGAGGCGATGGCCGCGATCGCCGGCTACACCGTCGCCAACGACGTCTCCGCCCGCGACCTCCAGTTCGGCGACGGGCAGTGGGTGCGCGGGAAGAGTCTGGACACGTTCTGCCCGCTGGGTCCGGTCCTGGTCACCCCCGACGAGGTGGCCGACCCGCAGGCGCTCGCGCTGCGCACCCGGGTCAACGGACAACTCGTGCAGGACTCCTCGACCGCCGAAATGCTCTTCGGCATCGCCGAGTTGTTGTCGTACTGCTCGCGCGCCTTCACCCTCGAACCCGGCGACCTGGTGCTCACCGGCACCCCCTGGGGCTGCGGCGCGTTCATGGACCCGCCGCGCCGGCTGGCACCGGGCGACGTACTGGAGACCGAGATCGAGGGCATCGGCGTACTGGTCAACCCGGTCGTCGGCGCCGAGGCCAGACCGGGACGCCCGTGA
- a CDS encoding SMP-30/gluconolactonase/LRE family protein, which translates to MILGGSVPGAGEGPVPLPPPAATLGESPCWDARSGRLLWVDIPAGRVHYLVPDTDRYGWYDIGRPVSAIVPRAVGGFGLAVREGFAVLEPDGTVRIVAHVEADRPGNRMNDGACDRAGRFFAGTKAEDDTPGAGALYRLDPPDTAHPSQLPRLVRVFAEVTNSNGIAWSPDERSVYYVDTGTGRIDVCAYDPADATVSDRRPFTEIPPEAGLPDGLTVDADGGVWVALWEGGALRRYTPDGRLDRTLPVPVRRVTNCAFGGPDLDVLYVTTAATDDREPLGGRLFAFRPGIRGLAAHPYRG; encoded by the coding sequence GTGATCCTCGGCGGTTCCGTCCCCGGTGCGGGGGAGGGGCCGGTCCCGCTGCCGCCGCCGGCGGCCACACTCGGTGAAAGCCCGTGCTGGGACGCGCGCAGCGGCCGGCTCCTGTGGGTGGACATCCCGGCGGGCCGGGTCCACTACCTGGTCCCCGACACCGACCGGTACGGCTGGTACGACATCGGCCGCCCGGTGAGCGCGATCGTCCCGCGCGCGGTCGGCGGCTTCGGCCTCGCCGTGCGCGAGGGATTCGCTGTCCTGGAGCCGGACGGCACGGTCCGGATCGTCGCCCACGTGGAGGCCGACCGACCCGGCAACCGGATGAACGACGGGGCCTGCGACCGGGCCGGCCGCTTCTTCGCCGGCACCAAGGCGGAGGACGACACCCCCGGCGCCGGCGCGCTCTACCGGCTCGACCCGCCCGACACCGCCCATCCGAGCCAACTCCCGCGACTCGTACGGGTGTTCGCCGAGGTGACCAACTCCAACGGGATCGCCTGGAGCCCGGACGAGCGATCGGTCTACTACGTGGACACCGGCACCGGCCGGATCGACGTCTGCGCCTACGACCCGGCCGACGCCACCGTCTCGGACCGCCGACCCTTCACCGAGATCCCGCCGGAGGCGGGCCTGCCCGACGGCCTGACCGTCGACGCCGACGGCGGCGTGTGGGTCGCGCTGTGGGAGGGCGGGGCGCTGCGCCGCTACACACCCGACGGCCGGCTCGACCGCACCCTGCCCGTGCCGGTACGGCGGGTGACGAACTGCGCGTTCGGCGGCCCCGACCTGGACGTGCTCTACGTGACCACGGCCGCGACCGACGACCGGGAACCGCTGGGCGGCCGGTTGTTCGCGTTCCGACCCGGGATCCGCGGCCTGGCCGCGCACCCCTACCGGGGCTGA
- a CDS encoding zinc-dependent alcohol dehydrogenase, producing the protein MFTGPATVEMDDVAEPEPAEDEVLVHVRSAGICGSELHGVRTPGFRIPPLVMGHEFAGVTDDGTSVTVNPILSCGTCDLCRGGLRQVCRDRRIIGVHLPGGFAERVAVPRSALHKLPDDMSWEAAAVIEPAANAVHAWRLADVAPGARVGVIGAGAIGLVCVLAAAGEETASIAVADRSPERRRIAAKLGATTVAGELTGEFDVVFDAVGSSDTHEQSVRLLRPGGVAIWLGLAGAEAGFDATVLVRTEKRVLGSFAYTNAEFERAVDLVGGWGLGWTASYPLESGAEIFTDLMRGGSHPVKAILRP; encoded by the coding sequence GTGTTCACAGGGCCCGCCACCGTCGAGATGGACGACGTGGCCGAACCCGAACCGGCCGAGGACGAGGTACTGGTCCACGTCCGCAGCGCCGGCATCTGCGGCAGCGAACTGCACGGCGTACGCACCCCCGGCTTTCGGATCCCGCCGCTGGTGATGGGACACGAGTTCGCGGGCGTGACCGACGACGGAACCTCCGTCACCGTCAACCCGATCCTGTCCTGCGGCACCTGCGACCTGTGCCGGGGCGGCCTGCGCCAGGTCTGCCGCGACCGCCGGATCATCGGCGTACACCTGCCCGGCGGCTTCGCCGAGCGTGTCGCGGTACCGCGCTCCGCGCTGCACAAGCTCCCCGACGACATGTCGTGGGAGGCCGCCGCGGTGATCGAGCCCGCCGCCAACGCGGTACACGCCTGGCGGCTCGCCGACGTCGCGCCCGGCGCCCGGGTCGGCGTGATCGGCGCCGGCGCGATCGGCCTGGTCTGCGTCCTGGCCGCCGCCGGCGAGGAGACCGCGAGCATCGCGGTAGCCGACCGCTCACCCGAACGCCGCCGGATCGCCGCCAAGTTGGGCGCCACCACCGTGGCCGGCGAACTCACCGGCGAGTTCGACGTGGTCTTCGACGCGGTCGGCAGCAGCGACACCCACGAGCAGTCCGTGCGGCTGCTGCGTCCGGGCGGGGTGGCCATCTGGCTCGGCCTGGCCGGCGCCGAGGCCGGTTTCGACGCGACCGTGCTGGTCCGTACCGAAAAGCGGGTACTGGGCTCGTTCGCCTACACCAACGCGGAGTTCGAGCGCGCCGTCGACCTCGTCGGCGGCTGGGGCCTGGGCTGGACCGCGAGTTACCCCCTGGAGTCGGGCGCGGAGATCTTCACCGACCTCATGCGCGGTGGCAGCCACCCGGTCAAGGCGATCCTGCGCCCCTGA
- the melA gene encoding alpha-galactosidase, translated as MARIVLIGAGSITFAKNLLSDLLTYPELADDMTVVLHDIDVERLDTAEQMTRWMIDKLGVGAKVEAHIGRRRALAGADYVINEIAVGGVKAAHIDFEIPARYGLRQTIGDTLGIGGIFRALRTIPVMVGIGRDMAELCPDAILINYTNPMSMIPRAVYEGTGLKKVVGVCHSVRDTEATLARLVGIPKEEISFRTAGVNHQAFVLRFEHRGENLYRRLDEVIEANPEMRRRVRVEVYRRFGYFPTESSEHGSEYLPWFLPHQDQVDHFRLPIGTYLDWLQDNLDTYEALVAGLRAGNGVEIAPGNELASLIIHSTETGTPRVLHGNVVNDGLIGNLPSDAFVEVPCLVDKAGVQPTAIGALPPQLAALNRNYLNVGDLTLHAALEGRREHVYHAAMLDPNASATLTLQQIQDLVDELIVAHGASLPDGIRN; from the coding sequence ATGGCAAGGATCGTGCTCATCGGAGCCGGCAGCATCACGTTCGCCAAGAACCTGCTCTCCGACCTGCTGACCTACCCCGAACTCGCCGACGACATGACCGTCGTCCTGCACGACATCGACGTCGAACGGCTCGACACCGCCGAGCAGATGACCCGATGGATGATCGACAAGCTCGGCGTCGGCGCCAAGGTGGAGGCCCACATCGGCCGCCGCCGCGCCCTGGCCGGCGCCGACTACGTGATCAACGAGATCGCGGTCGGCGGCGTCAAGGCCGCGCACATCGACTTCGAGATCCCCGCCCGCTACGGGCTGCGCCAGACCATCGGCGACACCCTCGGCATTGGTGGCATCTTCCGCGCGCTGCGCACCATCCCGGTCATGGTCGGCATCGGCAGGGACATGGCCGAACTGTGCCCCGACGCGATCCTGATCAACTACACCAACCCGATGTCGATGATCCCGCGCGCGGTCTACGAGGGCACCGGCCTGAAGAAGGTCGTCGGCGTGTGCCACTCGGTCCGCGACACCGAGGCCACGCTGGCGCGCCTGGTCGGCATCCCGAAGGAGGAGATCTCCTTCCGCACGGCCGGCGTCAACCACCAGGCGTTCGTCCTGCGCTTCGAACACCGCGGCGAGAACCTCTACCGGCGCCTGGACGAAGTGATCGAGGCGAACCCGGAAATGCGGCGCCGGGTACGGGTCGAGGTCTACCGCCGCTTCGGCTACTTCCCCACCGAGTCCAGCGAGCACGGCTCGGAGTACCTGCCCTGGTTCCTGCCGCACCAGGACCAGGTGGACCACTTCCGACTGCCGATCGGCACCTACCTGGACTGGCTCCAGGACAACCTGGACACCTACGAGGCGCTGGTCGCCGGGCTGCGCGCGGGCAACGGCGTGGAGATCGCGCCCGGCAACGAACTCGCGTCGCTGATCATCCACTCCACCGAGACCGGCACCCCGCGCGTGCTGCACGGCAACGTGGTCAACGACGGGCTGATCGGCAACCTGCCCTCCGACGCGTTCGTCGAAGTCCCGTGCCTGGTCGACAAGGCGGGCGTACAGCCCACCGCGATCGGCGCGCTGCCGCCGCAACTGGCCGCGCTCAACCGGAATTACCTCAACGTCGGCGACCTGACCCTGCACGCCGCCCTGGAGGGCCGCCGCGAGCACGTCTATCACGCCGCGATGCTCGACCCGAACGCGTCCGCGACCCTGACGCTGCAACAGATCCAGGATCTGGTCGACGAGTTGATCGTCGCGCACGGTGCCTCGCTGCCCGACGGCATCCGCAACTGA